AGTAGCAAAATTCCTCTCGCGCCCGCTGTCGACCTTTGCTAAGAGGGCATCCGTTGCGGGTGTGGCGAAATTGGTAGACGCACCAGATTTAGGTTCTGGCGCCGCAAGGCGTGGGGGTTCAAGTCCCTCCACCCGCACCAACACACAAATAAAATTCGTGCATTTTCAACTTGATACGAGAATTTTGCCTTTTCACCCCCCTAAAGCCCAGCTTGCGGATCACGGTGGAGGGCGGCCTCTTGTCATCGCCTGTGTTGGCTAAAGGATTGGTAATACGAACATAGGAGCATGGATACCTAAAAGCGAGATCGAGCCATGACGGAACGCGACAGGCCAGACTCGCTTCCATGTTCAGACATGCAGAAAGCGCTCCTTGATCTCCGGCGTGCCGCGTAACTGGTCGCTGGTGCCGGTCCAGACGACCTGACCCTTTTCGATCACCACGTGACGGTCGGCGATACGGGTCAGCGCGTCGACATTCTTGTCGATGATCAGGATCGATTCACCCACCGCCTTCAACTGCGCAAGACAGGCCCAGATCTCGTCGCGGATCAGCGGGGCGAGCCCCTCTGTCGCTTCGTCCAGCACCAGCAACCGGGGATTGGTCATCAGCGCGCGGCCAATCGCCAGCATCTGCTGCTCGCCCCCTGAAAGCTGGTTCCCCATATGCCCCATCCGCTCGGCCAGGCGCGGAAACAGCGACAGAACCCGGTCCAGAGACCATTGCCCGGGCCGAGCCATGGCGACCAGGTTCTCGCGCACGGTCAGCGTGGGAAAGACCTGCCGCCCCTCGGGGACAAGCCCCAGACCTGCGCGGGCGATGCGATGCGGGGCGGCATTGGTCAGATCCACACCATCCACAACGACCCTGCCCGCACGCGCCTTCAGCAACCCGAAGATCGTGTTCACCGTCGTCGTCTTGCCCATGCCATTGCGTCCGAGCAGCGTGACGAATTCTCCGTCGCCGACCTGCAGTCCGATGTCATACAGCACCTGGCTTTCGCCATAGGCGGCTTGGAGTGCCTCGACCTGTAGCATCACGCGCCCTCCTCTGCCGTCTCTTCACCCAGATAGGCGGCGCGCACCCTGGGATCGCTCCGAACGTTGTCTGGCGTGCCGGTGGCAATGATCCGGCCATAGACCAGCACACTGATCCGGTCGGCCAGTGAAAACACCGCATCCATATCGTGCTCGATCAGCACTAGGGTAATTTCACCCTTGAGGCTGCGCATCACCTCGACCAGGCGGTCGGCTTCCTGCCCGCTGGTTCCGGCGAGCGGTTCGTCCAGCAGCAAGAGTTTCGGCGCAGTGGCGAGCGCGATTGCCAGTTCCAATTGCCGCTTCTCGCCGTGGCTGAGACTGCCTGCACGGAAAAACGCGCGTTCGGCAATACCGACACGGGTAAGCATTTCCAATGCCACTTCGTTCAGCGCATGTTCCCCGGCCACAGGGCTGAAAAAGCGAAAACTGCTTCCCTGCCGTGCCTGCACCGCCGCCGCGACATTTTCCAGCGCGGTAAAGCCCGGCAGGATCGAGGTGATCTGGAAACTGCGCGACATGCCCGCCCGCACCCGCGCATGCATCGGCTTGCCCATCATCTCGGCCCCGTTGAAGCGCACCGCCCCGGCATCCGATGGGGTCTGTCCCGAAAGCTGCGCGATCAGCGTGGATTTTCCCGCACCATTGGGGCCGATGATGGCATGCAGTTCTCCCTCCTCGACGCTCAGGTCAAGATCATCGGTCACCTTCAGCGCCCCGTAAGCCTTGCGCAATCCACGAATATCCAGAAGGCTCATGACTTGCTCCTGCGGAAGAGGCCGCTCAGGCCATCGCGGGAATACAGCACGACGAGCACAAGGATCAGGCCGAACAGGATCGGCCAGTGATCGGTGAGAATCGCCAGCCATTCTTCGAGCAGCAATGCGATGGTCGCGCCCGCGATGGCCCCCAGCAGATTGCCGATGCCGCCAAAGACCACCATCACCACCAACTCGCCCGAGCGATGCCAGTCCATGAAGCTGGGCGAGACATAGCTGGCCTGATTGGCCAACATCACCCCGGCGATGGACGCCATGCAGCCTGAGATCACATAGGCGGTCAGCTGGTAGCGGAAGGGCGAAAAGCCGATGGCCTGCATGCGGATCGGGTTTTCACGCGTTCCCGTCAGCACCCGACCGAAACGCGAGCGGGTGATCGCGACCGCCAGCAGATACAGCCCGATCAGCAGGGCCAGCGCGGTATAGTAAAGTGCGGTGTTGTTCTCTAGCAGCGGCTGGCCGAAGATGGTGGAGCGCGCGTTCAGCGTCACACCGTCATCGCCGCCATAGGCCGAAAGCGAGACAAAGAAGAAATATCCCATCTGCGCGAAAGCCAGCGTGATCATGATGAAATAGATCCCGCGCGTCCGCAGCGAGATCGCGCCGGTGATCAGTGCGAACACCGCCGCCACCAAGATGGCCGCCAGCAAATGTGCGCCCAGATCGGTGATACCCGCGCGGCTGAGGATCGCCACCGCATAGGCACCGATCCCCAGATAGGCGGCATGTCCGAAGCTGACCATGCCGCCATAGCCGAGGATCAGGTCCAGCGCCAATGCGGCAATGGCATAGGCCAGGATCCGGGTGGCGATCACGATCAGGTAGCTGTCGTCCAATGCTCCGGCGATCAGCGGTAATGCGGCGAAGGCGGTGAAGAGGATTGTCGCGGCCCATGCGCGCGTGGGGGTCAATCGGGTCATGTCTTCGCTCCGAACAGCCCCGCGGGCCGCACTGCAAGGATGACTGCCATCAGGATATAGACCAGCATCGGGGCCAGCACCCTGCCCGCCTGTCCTGCCGCTGCCGGCTCCATGACGGCACGCAGCAGGATCGGGCCGAAACTGCGCCCGAGCGTATCGACCAGCCCGACCAGAAGCGCCCCCGCGAAGGCGCCTCGGACCGAACCGATACCGCCGATCACGATCACGACAAAAGCAAGGATCAAGACCTGCTCTCCCATTCCCGGATTCACGGTCAGAACCGGCGCGACCATGGCACCCGCGAAACCGGCAAGCATCGCGCCGAACGCGAAAATGACGGTGAACAGCTTGCTGATATCGACACCGAGCGCCGCGACCATTGACCGGTTGCTGGCCCCGGCGCGCAACCGCATCCCGATCCGCGTATGGCTGATGATCAGGTAAAGCCCCAGCGCCGTCAGCAACCCGGCCGCGATGATCACAAGCCGGTAGACGGGATAGCGCATGGCCCCGATCAATGGGAACGACCCCGACAGCATTTCCGGCATCTGCACCGACAAGGGGGCCGCACCCCAGAGGATCTCGACCCCTTCGGTAATGATCATCACCAACCCGAAAGTTGCCAGAACCTGGTCCAGATGCGGCCGGTCATAGAGGCGGCGAAAAACCGACAGTTCCAGCGCCAGCCCGAGCAGCAATGTGGCGGGTAAAGTCAAAAGCAGCCCAAGCCCGTAGCTGCCGGT
This region of Paracoccus saliphilus genomic DNA includes:
- a CDS encoding ABC transporter ATP-binding protein, which translates into the protein MLQVEALQAAYGESQVLYDIGLQVGDGEFVTLLGRNGMGKTTTVNTIFGLLKARAGRVVVDGVDLTNAAPHRIARAGLGLVPEGRQVFPTLTVRENLVAMARPGQWSLDRVLSLFPRLAERMGHMGNQLSGGEQQMLAIGRALMTNPRLLVLDEATEGLAPLIRDEIWACLAQLKAVGESILIIDKNVDALTRIADRHVVIEKGQVVWTGTSDQLRGTPEIKERFLHV
- a CDS encoding ABC transporter ATP-binding protein, which gives rise to MSLLDIRGLRKAYGALKVTDDLDLSVEEGELHAIIGPNGAGKSTLIAQLSGQTPSDAGAVRFNGAEMMGKPMHARVRAGMSRSFQITSILPGFTALENVAAAVQARQGSSFRFFSPVAGEHALNEVALEMLTRVGIAERAFFRAGSLSHGEKRQLELAIALATAPKLLLLDEPLAGTSGQEADRLVEVMRSLKGEITLVLIEHDMDAVFSLADRISVLVYGRIIATGTPDNVRSDPRVRAAYLGEETAEEGA
- a CDS encoding branched-chain amino acid ABC transporter permease, translating into MTRLTPTRAWAATILFTAFAALPLIAGALDDSYLIVIATRILAYAIAALALDLILGYGGMVSFGHAAYLGIGAYAVAILSRAGITDLGAHLLAAILVAAVFALITGAISLRTRGIYFIMITLAFAQMGYFFFVSLSAYGGDDGVTLNARSTIFGQPLLENNTALYYTALALLIGLYLLAVAITRSRFGRVLTGTRENPIRMQAIGFSPFRYQLTAYVISGCMASIAGVMLANQASYVSPSFMDWHRSGELVVMVVFGGIGNLLGAIAGATIALLLEEWLAILTDHWPILFGLILVLVVLYSRDGLSGLFRRSKS
- a CDS encoding branched-chain amino acid ABC transporter permease → MTSLFLLQLLNGVQFGILLFLIAAGLTLVFGIMDFVNLAHGVVYMVGAYLAVTFTSMTGSYGLGLLLTLPATLLLGLALELSVFRRLYDRPHLDQVLATFGLVMIITEGVEILWGAAPLSVQMPEMLSGSFPLIGAMRYPVYRLVIIAAGLLTALGLYLIISHTRIGMRLRAGASNRSMVAALGVDISKLFTVIFAFGAMLAGFAGAMVAPVLTVNPGMGEQVLILAFVVIVIGGIGSVRGAFAGALLVGLVDTLGRSFGPILLRAVMEPAAAGQAGRVLAPMLVYILMAVILAVRPAGLFGAKT